The Candidatus Margulisiibacteriota bacterium genome has a segment encoding these proteins:
- the trpS gene encoding tryptophan--tRNA ligase, whose amino-acid sequence MIKKRVLSGIQPTGKLHLGNLIGAVENWVKLQTEHQCFFFIADFHALTTAYAETKHLRSSVKQLTVDLLSAGIDPEKAVLFRQSDVPEHAELHLIFSMITPLSWLERVPTYKGKIDEMKEKDLGTYGFLGYPLLQAADILIYKADLVPVGEDQLPHLELTREVARRFNFLYKETFPEPKDALTNFPVLPGIDGRKMSKSYGNTIAISDPPEELRKKVGSMITDPARVKKDDPGHPEVCPVYAYYQVFGKEMTGTVAEECRSAKRGCVACKKELAEILIKYLAPIHARQAHYQKDQELVAKILAAGAAKAREVASKTLKEAKQAVGLL is encoded by the coding sequence ATGATTAAAAAACGGGTTTTATCAGGAATTCAGCCGACAGGGAAACTCCACCTTGGTAATCTTATCGGGGCGGTGGAAAATTGGGTCAAACTGCAAACCGAACATCAATGTTTCTTTTTTATCGCTGATTTCCATGCCTTAACGACCGCCTACGCCGAAACCAAACATCTTCGCTCCAGCGTCAAACAATTGACCGTTGACCTGCTGTCAGCCGGGATCGATCCGGAAAAAGCGGTCCTTTTCCGCCAGTCTGATGTTCCTGAACATGCCGAGCTCCACCTGATATTTTCGATGATCACCCCTCTTTCCTGGCTGGAGAGGGTCCCGACTTATAAGGGGAAGATCGACGAAATGAAGGAGAAGGACCTGGGGACATACGGTTTTCTCGGTTACCCACTGCTTCAGGCGGCCGATATCTTGATCTATAAAGCTGATCTGGTCCCGGTTGGCGAGGACCAGCTGCCGCACCTTGAGCTGACCCGAGAGGTCGCGCGGCGCTTCAATTTTCTTTATAAGGAGACGTTCCCGGAGCCTAAGGATGCGCTCACCAATTTCCCGGTCCTGCCGGGGATCGACGGACGCAAAATGAGCAAGTCGTACGGCAACACCATCGCTATTTCTGACCCTCCGGAAGAGCTCCGGAAAAAAGTCGGATCAATGATCACCGACCCGGCCAGGGTAAAGAAAGATGATCCGGGACATCCCGAAGTTTGCCCGGTCTACGCTTATTATCAGGTTTTTGGCAAAGAAATGACCGGGACCGTGGCGGAAGAATGCCGGTCTGCCAAACGGGGTTGTGTCGCCTGCAAGAAAGAGCTGGCAGAGATACTGATCAAATATCTGGCGCCGATCCATGCCCGCCAGGCTCATTACCAGAAAGACCAGGAGCTGGTCGCTAAAATACTGGCGGCCGGAGCGGCCAAGGCGAGAGAGGTCGCTTCCAAGACCCTGAAAGAGGCCAAACAGGCGGTGGGTTTATTATGA